The proteins below come from a single Paraconexibacter algicola genomic window:
- the aroH gene encoding chorismate mutase, with translation MRLFALRGASSVDQNSGEAILGATDWLMREIMKRNELTPDDVVSCIFTLTPDLDADFPAVAARALGFDRVPLLCAQEIPVPGALPKVIRVLMHYYAPDGHEARHVYLGEARALRTDLDSAQ, from the coding sequence ATGCGCCTGTTCGCCCTCCGCGGAGCCTCGTCCGTCGACCAGAACTCCGGCGAGGCGATCCTCGGCGCGACCGACTGGCTGATGCGCGAGATCATGAAGCGCAACGAGCTGACCCCCGACGACGTCGTCAGCTGCATCTTCACGCTCACGCCCGACCTCGACGCCGACTTCCCCGCCGTCGCCGCGCGCGCCCTGGGCTTCGACCGCGTGCCGCTGCTGTGCGCGCAGGAGATCCCGGTCCCCGGCGCGCTCCCGAAGGTCATCCGCGTGCTGATGCACTACTACGCGCCCGACGGCCACGAGGCCCGGCACGTGTACCTGGGGGAGGCGCGCGCCCTGCGCACCGACCTCGACTCCGCCCAGTAG
- the der gene encoding ribosome biogenesis GTPase Der yields MKVAIVGYPNVGKSSLVNRLTGTREAVVHERAGITRDRKELPCDWNGRRFTLIDTGGMDALDEDPMGVSIRAQARAAMGEAAVTVLVVDARAGIRPGDEELADLLRRHDKPVLLAANKVDSVEQAAATAEFYALGIGDPIAVSAAQGLGTGDLLDAITALLPEEDEADEDDDVIRLALIGRPNVGKSTMLNRFLGEERVIVSDVAGTTRDAIDMPLEVDGRKLIVVDTAGMRRQAKVQESVEYFTTLRSQRAVERADVALVICDAQDGITAQDLRIAELAMKEGCATALVLNKWDAAPMQEADLDHERAHATRKLRLRPKVLTASAQTGRHVARILTEAIALGDRMKGRIPTSELNRFLSDTVQAKQPPAKQGHRLKLLYMAQIDERPPRFAIQVNSRNRVTRDYAYFVENRLRARYGLDGIPVIIDFNERDQRRSDR; encoded by the coding sequence ATGAAGGTCGCGATCGTCGGCTACCCCAACGTCGGGAAGTCCTCCCTCGTCAACCGCCTGACCGGCACGCGGGAGGCCGTGGTGCACGAGCGCGCGGGCATCACGCGCGACCGCAAGGAGCTGCCGTGCGACTGGAACGGTCGCCGCTTCACGCTCATCGACACGGGCGGCATGGACGCGCTGGACGAGGACCCGATGGGCGTCTCGATCCGCGCGCAGGCCCGGGCCGCGATGGGGGAGGCGGCCGTGACCGTGCTGGTCGTCGACGCGCGCGCGGGCATCCGGCCGGGCGACGAGGAGCTCGCCGACCTGCTGCGCCGCCACGACAAGCCGGTCCTGCTGGCCGCCAACAAGGTCGACAGCGTCGAGCAGGCGGCGGCGACCGCCGAGTTCTACGCGCTGGGCATCGGCGACCCGATCGCCGTCAGTGCCGCCCAGGGCCTCGGGACCGGGGACCTGCTGGACGCGATCACCGCGCTGCTGCCCGAGGAGGACGAGGCCGACGAGGACGACGACGTCATCCGGCTCGCGCTGATCGGCCGTCCGAACGTCGGCAAGTCGACGATGCTCAACCGCTTCCTCGGCGAGGAGCGCGTGATCGTCAGCGACGTCGCGGGCACGACCCGGGACGCGATCGACATGCCCCTGGAGGTCGACGGCCGCAAGCTCATCGTCGTCGACACCGCGGGCATGCGCCGCCAGGCGAAGGTCCAGGAGTCCGTCGAGTACTTCACGACGCTGCGCTCCCAGCGCGCGGTCGAGCGCGCCGACGTCGCGCTCGTGATCTGCGACGCGCAGGACGGCATCACCGCGCAGGACCTGCGGATCGCCGAGCTGGCGATGAAGGAGGGCTGCGCGACCGCGCTGGTGCTGAACAAGTGGGACGCCGCCCCGATGCAGGAGGCCGACCTCGACCACGAGCGCGCGCACGCGACCCGCAAGCTGCGGCTGCGGCCGAAGGTCCTCACCGCCAGCGCGCAGACCGGGCGGCACGTCGCCCGGATCCTCACCGAGGCGATCGCGCTCGGGGACCGCATGAAGGGCCGGATCCCGACCTCCGAGCTCAACCGCTTCCTGTCGGACACCGTGCAGGCCAAGCAGCCGCCGGCCAAGCAGGGCCACCGGCTCAAGCTCCTGTACATGGCGCAGATCGATGAGCGGCCGCCGCGGTTCGCGATCCAGGTGAACTCCCGCAACCGGGTGACGCGCGACTACGCGTACTTCGTCGAGAATCGGCTCCGTGCCCGCTACGGCCTGGACGGGATCCCGGTGATCATCGACTTCAACGAGCGCGACCAGCGGCGCAGCGACCGCTGA
- a CDS encoding prephenate dehydrogenase/arogenate dehydrogenase family protein encodes MRLAILGVGLIGGSVGLAARERLGAQVVGYDPDGDAVRTGLAVGALDAPAEDLAAAVGDADLVVVCAPVGRIPAVAADALAAARPDAIVTDVGSAKRDVVAALPDPRFIAGHPLAGAETAGAAGSRADLFDGAPWYLTPTSATSGVHFERLTRFVAGIGARPQAIDAATHDRLMASVSHLPHVIANVMVAQAAQALGGDGSLPATGPSFRDATRVAGANTTMWTDIYLANRDALVDQLDDAVARLQDVRAALVAQDAGAIARWNDAARADREALLQVGLAGGEGPARELRVTVTNRPGIVAEIALALGRAGININDMTLSPSADRRTGEVALWVAADRAGRAAELVAGLGLQIEGEA; translated from the coding sequence GTGCGTCTGGCCATCCTCGGAGTAGGGCTCATCGGCGGGTCCGTGGGCCTCGCCGCCCGCGAGCGGCTGGGCGCGCAGGTCGTCGGCTACGACCCCGACGGCGACGCGGTGCGCACCGGCCTCGCGGTCGGCGCGCTCGACGCGCCCGCCGAGGACCTCGCCGCCGCGGTCGGGGACGCCGACCTCGTCGTCGTCTGCGCGCCGGTCGGCCGCATCCCCGCGGTCGCCGCCGACGCGCTCGCCGCCGCCCGCCCCGACGCCATCGTCACCGACGTCGGCTCCGCCAAGCGCGACGTCGTCGCCGCGCTGCCCGACCCGCGCTTCATCGCCGGCCACCCGCTCGCCGGGGCCGAGACCGCCGGGGCGGCGGGGTCCCGCGCCGACCTGTTCGACGGCGCCCCCTGGTACCTGACGCCGACGTCCGCCACCTCAGGCGTGCACTTCGAGCGGCTCACGCGCTTCGTCGCCGGGATCGGCGCGCGCCCGCAGGCGATCGACGCCGCCACGCACGACCGCCTGATGGCGTCGGTGTCGCACCTCCCGCACGTGATCGCCAACGTCATGGTCGCCCAGGCCGCGCAGGCGCTCGGCGGCGACGGGTCGCTGCCCGCCACCGGCCCCAGCTTCCGCGACGCCACCCGCGTCGCCGGGGCCAACACGACCATGTGGACGGACATCTACCTCGCCAACCGCGACGCGCTCGTCGACCAGCTCGACGACGCCGTGGCGCGGCTCCAGGACGTCCGCGCCGCGCTCGTCGCCCAGGACGCCGGCGCGATCGCGCGCTGGAACGACGCGGCCCGCGCGGACCGCGAGGCGCTCCTGCAGGTCGGGCTCGCCGGCGGCGAGGGACCGGCACGCGAGCTGCGCGTGACCGTCACCAACCGGCCCGGCATCGTGGCCGAGATCGCGCTCGCCCTGGGGCGGGCGGGCATCAACATCAACGACATGACCCTGTCGCCGTCCGCCGACCGGCGGACCGGGGAGGTCGCCCTCTGGGTGGCCGCCGACCGGGCCGGGCGGGCCGCCGAGCTCGTCGCCGGCCTGGGGCTGCAGATCGAGGGGGAAGCGTGA
- the aroA gene encoding 3-phosphoshikimate 1-carboxyvinyltransferase: MTAGKGTTVRFDPAGRLKGSIVPPADKSISHRAAMLGGMATEPVVIRNYLEAADTTSTLDAMGTLGAIVQRGPDEIVVRGTGLRESSEVDGPIDVGNAGTLMRLLPGLLASQEGRSYTLDGDASIRKRPVDRVAIPLREMGASIEATDERYPPFTITGARLRGIEYTLPVASAQVKSCVLFAGLTADGPTTVVEPVPSRDHTERMLAAAGVSLHREGDRITVTNADELVLDTITVPGDPSSAAFAIAAGVLVPKSRLLVKGSGANWTRTGFVRILQRMGGVVLGELEDPAGDGQIPGVEPITDLDVAHGSLVGTVVEPHEVPLAIDELPLVALLGCFAEGETVVRGAEELRFKESDRIALVVDGLRGLGAEIEATEDGFVVTGTGGLRGGTIESHGDHRLAMLGAVAGLASREGVTVVGMDAAAVSYPTFTEDITALLRR, encoded by the coding sequence GTGACCGCAGGGAAGGGCACCACCGTCCGGTTCGATCCGGCGGGCCGGCTGAAGGGCTCGATCGTCCCGCCGGCCGACAAGTCGATCTCGCATCGCGCCGCGATGCTCGGCGGCATGGCGACCGAGCCGGTCGTCATCCGCAACTACCTCGAGGCGGCCGACACCACCTCGACGCTCGACGCGATGGGCACGCTCGGCGCGATCGTCCAGCGCGGCCCGGACGAGATCGTCGTCCGCGGCACCGGCCTGCGCGAGTCCTCCGAGGTCGACGGGCCGATCGACGTCGGCAACGCGGGCACGCTCATGCGGCTCCTGCCCGGCCTGCTGGCCTCCCAGGAGGGCCGCAGCTACACGCTCGACGGGGACGCGTCGATCCGCAAGCGGCCCGTCGACCGCGTCGCGATCCCGCTGCGCGAGATGGGCGCGTCGATCGAGGCGACCGACGAGCGCTACCCGCCGTTCACGATCACCGGGGCGCGGCTGCGCGGCATCGAGTACACGCTCCCGGTCGCCAGTGCCCAGGTGAAGTCGTGCGTCCTCTTCGCCGGGCTCACCGCCGACGGGCCGACCACGGTCGTCGAGCCGGTCCCCAGCCGCGACCACACCGAGCGGATGCTCGCCGCCGCGGGCGTGTCGCTGCACCGCGAGGGCGACCGCATCACCGTCACCAACGCCGACGAGCTCGTGCTCGACACGATCACCGTGCCGGGCGACCCGTCGAGCGCCGCGTTCGCGATCGCCGCCGGCGTGCTCGTCCCGAAGTCCCGGCTGCTCGTCAAGGGCAGCGGCGCGAACTGGACGCGCACCGGCTTCGTGCGGATCCTGCAGCGGATGGGCGGCGTCGTCCTGGGCGAGCTCGAGGACCCGGCGGGCGACGGCCAGATCCCCGGGGTCGAGCCGATCACCGACCTCGACGTCGCCCACGGCTCGCTCGTCGGCACGGTCGTCGAGCCGCACGAGGTGCCGCTGGCGATCGACGAGCTGCCGCTCGTGGCGCTGCTGGGCTGCTTCGCCGAGGGGGAGACGGTCGTTCGCGGCGCCGAGGAGCTCCGCTTCAAGGAGTCCGACCGGATCGCGCTCGTCGTCGACGGCCTGCGCGGCCTCGGCGCCGAGATCGAGGCGACCGAGGACGGGTTCGTCGTCACCGGCACCGGCGGCCTGCGCGGCGGCACGATCGAGTCCCACGGCGACCATCGCCTCGCGATGCTCGGCGCCGTCGCGGGCCTCGCCTCGCGCGAGGGCGTCACGGTCGTCGGTATGGACGCGGCCGCCGTCTCCTACCCGACGTTCACCGAGGACATCACGGCGCTGCTGCGGCGCTGA
- a CDS encoding pseudouridine synthase has product MRLQKHLAHAGVASRRASEKLVFEGRVMVDGVVVLDPATDVAGTEHITVDGLEIASPTTQARVVYAVNKPAGVVSTARDTHGRPTVVDLVDAHVRLYPVGRLDADTTGLLLLTNDGELAQHLTHPSFEVPKTYRARVEHPPVKEATLRRLREGVRLEDGMTLPAKARALSREEVELTLREGRKRQVRRMLEEVGHPVVALQRVAFGPLRLTGLAEGRARRLTAAEVERLRAAGRPSPPPRG; this is encoded by the coding sequence GTGCGTCTGCAGAAGCATCTCGCCCACGCGGGCGTCGCGTCCCGCCGCGCCTCGGAAAAGCTCGTCTTCGAGGGTCGCGTGATGGTCGACGGGGTCGTCGTGCTCGACCCGGCGACCGACGTCGCCGGCACCGAGCACATCACCGTCGACGGCCTGGAGATCGCCTCCCCGACGACGCAGGCCCGCGTGGTCTACGCCGTCAACAAGCCCGCCGGCGTCGTCTCGACGGCGCGCGACACCCACGGGCGCCCGACCGTCGTCGACCTCGTCGACGCCCACGTGCGGCTCTACCCCGTCGGTCGCCTCGACGCCGACACCACCGGCCTGCTGCTCCTGACCAACGACGGCGAGCTCGCCCAGCACCTCACCCACCCGAGCTTCGAGGTCCCCAAGACCTACCGGGCGCGGGTCGAGCACCCGCCCGTCAAGGAGGCGACGCTGCGACGCCTGCGCGAGGGGGTGCGGCTCGAGGACGGGATGACCCTCCCCGCGAAGGCCCGGGCGCTCTCGCGCGAGGAGGTCGAGCTGACGCTGCGCGAGGGCCGCAAGCGCCAGGTCCGCCGCATGCTCGAGGAGGTCGGCCATCCCGTGGTCGCGCTCCAGCGCGTCGCGTTCGGCCCGCTGCGGCTCACCGGTCTGGCCGAGGGGCGCGCGCGGCGCCTGACCGCCGCGGAGGTCGAGCGGCTGCGCGCGGCGGGGCGCCCGTCACCGCCGCCGCGCGGCTGA
- the metK gene encoding methionine adenosyltransferase translates to MSTYADNEYLFTSESVSEGHPDKVADQISDGVLDAVLANDPNPEKARVACEVLVNTGLAVVSGEIRTDAYIDIQKIARDTIRKIGYTDAALGFSADSCAVLNAIDPQSDDIAAGVDDAAEHKGGSADDLDLEGAGDQGIIFGYATNETPELMPVAIQQAHRLAERLAEVRKNGDLDYLRPDAKTQVSVRYRDGKPVSIDKLLISTQHTAEYSDQAKIKADLWEHVVKPVLPAELYDENTLLGEFLVNPTGRFVIGGPVGDTGLTGRKIIVDTYGGAARHGGGAFSGKDSSKVDRSAAYATRWVAKNVVAAGLADRAEIQVSYAIGVAQPISILVETFGTEKIPHAKINAAVREVFDLRPLAYRRHLNLFRPIFQKTAAYGHFGRQDPDFTWENLDKVDELKAAAGV, encoded by the coding sequence ATGAGCACCTACGCCGACAACGAATACCTGTTCACGTCCGAGTCCGTCTCGGAGGGGCACCCCGACAAGGTCGCCGACCAGATCTCCGACGGCGTCCTCGACGCCGTGCTGGCGAACGACCCGAACCCCGAGAAGGCGCGCGTCGCCTGCGAGGTGCTCGTCAACACGGGTCTGGCCGTCGTCTCCGGTGAGATCCGCACCGACGCGTACATCGACATCCAGAAGATCGCCCGCGACACGATCCGCAAGATCGGCTACACCGACGCGGCGCTCGGCTTCTCCGCCGACTCCTGCGCGGTCCTCAACGCGATCGACCCGCAGTCCGACGACATCGCCGCCGGTGTCGACGACGCCGCCGAGCACAAGGGCGGCTCCGCCGACGACCTCGACCTCGAGGGCGCGGGCGACCAGGGCATCATCTTCGGCTACGCCACGAACGAGACCCCCGAGCTGATGCCGGTGGCGATCCAGCAGGCGCACCGTCTGGCCGAGCGCCTCGCCGAGGTCCGCAAGAACGGCGACCTCGACTACCTGCGCCCCGACGCGAAGACCCAGGTCTCCGTCCGCTACCGCGACGGCAAGCCGGTCTCGATCGACAAGCTCCTGATCTCCACGCAGCACACCGCGGAGTACAGCGACCAGGCGAAGATCAAGGCCGACCTCTGGGAGCACGTCGTCAAGCCCGTGCTGCCGGCCGAGCTCTACGACGAGAACACCCTGCTTGGCGAGTTCCTCGTGAACCCGACCGGCCGCTTCGTCATCGGCGGTCCCGTCGGCGACACCGGCCTCACGGGCCGCAAGATCATCGTCGACACCTACGGCGGCGCCGCCCGCCACGGTGGTGGCGCGTTCTCCGGCAAGGACAGCTCGAAGGTCGACCGCTCCGCCGCGTACGCCACCCGCTGGGTCGCCAAGAACGTCGTCGCCGCGGGCCTCGCCGACCGCGCCGAGATCCAGGTCTCCTACGCGATCGGCGTCGCGCAGCCGATCTCGATCCTCGTCGAGACGTTCGGCACGGAGAAGATCCCGCACGCGAAGATCAACGCCGCGGTCCGCGAGGTCTTCGACCTCCGCCCGCTCGCGTACCGCCGGCACCTGAACCTGTTCCGCCCGATCTTCCAGAAGACCGCGGCCTACGGCCACTTCGGCCGCCAGGACCCGGACTTCACCTGGGAGAACCTGGACAAGGTCGACGAGCTCAAGGCGGCCGCGGGCGTCTAG
- the aroF gene encoding 3-deoxy-7-phosphoheptulonate synthase: protein MTHRTTPRTIAGHTVGGDELLLIAGPCTVESRAQLTTAADAVLAAGATMLRGGAYKPRTSPTSFQGLGPEGLELLREARERTGLPIVTECVDPRDVERVAAVADVVQVGARNMQNYTLLTELGRAGMPVVLKRGLSATLAELVSAADYIRNGGSDDVVLCERGIRTFETAYRFTLDILAIPVLKGMTDLPVIVDPSHAAGRRDLVEPLSLAAIAAGADGLIVETHPDPDAAVCDGPQQLHTRDLPAYVARLRDAAAIGGRALTAGSAMVA from the coding sequence ATGACCCACCGCACCACTCCCCGAACGATCGCCGGCCACACCGTGGGAGGCGACGAGCTGCTGCTCATCGCCGGCCCCTGCACGGTCGAGTCGCGCGCCCAGCTCACCACCGCCGCCGACGCGGTGCTCGCCGCGGGCGCCACGATGCTGCGCGGCGGCGCGTACAAGCCGCGCACGTCGCCCACGAGCTTCCAGGGGCTCGGCCCCGAGGGTCTCGAGCTGCTGCGGGAGGCCCGCGAACGGACCGGCCTGCCGATCGTCACCGAGTGCGTCGACCCCCGCGACGTCGAGCGGGTGGCCGCCGTCGCCGACGTCGTCCAGGTCGGCGCGCGGAACATGCAGAACTACACGCTGCTCACCGAGCTCGGGCGCGCCGGGATGCCCGTCGTCCTCAAGCGCGGGCTGTCCGCCACGCTCGCCGAGCTCGTCAGCGCCGCCGACTACATCCGCAACGGCGGCAGCGACGACGTCGTCCTCTGCGAGCGGGGCATCCGGACCTTCGAGACCGCCTACCGCTTCACGCTCGACATCCTCGCCATCCCCGTGCTGAAGGGGATGACCGACCTGCCGGTCATCGTCGACCCCTCGCACGCGGCCGGCCGCCGCGACCTCGTCGAGCCGCTGTCGCTCGCCGCGATCGCCGCCGGGGCGGACGGGCTGATCGTCGAGACGCACCCGGACCCGGACGCCGCCGTCTGCGACGGGCCCCAGCAGCTCCACACGCGGGACCTCCCCGCCTACGTCGCGCGACTGCGCGACGCCGCCGCCATCGGCGGGCGCGCGCTGACCGCCGGGTCGGCCATGGTCGCGTAG
- a CDS encoding lipase family protein, which produces MSRRRVLALAAALLSTAPVATATAQSRPDDDPFYGVPAGIAGLADGTVIDARPVTATRFSLPIDADAWQVRFKTRDTTGAPSAYLTTVLRPRTPWTGDGPRPVLSYQMPEDGVGLRCAPSWVLTQGLRAPTNTTPDAQTVASAVERGWTVVVPDYQGPDSAWLGADGQARGVLDGLRAARAFAPAGIDPRAPIGLWGYSGGAIASSTAAQLHPTHAPELPLVGVALGGNNASIREGLRAFDGGPAGGAIVIGLIGLDRAYPQARLTSFLSARGRAAVARSQDDCIVDAALKHPAFRAADGLTDPGAIDREPFTEVFRQASPLTYPGVPAVPVYDYHATGDELAPIAPSRELLRRFCRAGVPVEHVEHPGEHFTEVAVGEPGALRFLTARFAGRPANSTCTVPPDPAPSATPGARPPAVAPGRPCAPRRTFAVAVRRPARGRLVAVRATLGGRRVAVGRDRRGRSVVRVRLAGRRPGLVTLRIVARTSTGARLVQTRTYRVCAPRRS; this is translated from the coding sequence ATGTCCCGCCGACGCGTCCTGGCGCTCGCCGCCGCCCTGCTGTCCACCGCGCCCGTCGCCACCGCGACCGCCCAGTCCCGGCCCGACGACGACCCCTTCTACGGGGTACCCGCGGGCATCGCCGGCCTCGCCGACGGGACCGTCATCGACGCGCGACCGGTCACCGCCACCCGGTTCTCGCTGCCGATCGACGCCGACGCCTGGCAGGTCCGCTTCAAGACCCGCGACACGACCGGCGCGCCCTCGGCCTACCTCACCACCGTCCTGCGGCCCCGGACGCCGTGGACGGGGGACGGACCGCGCCCGGTCCTCAGCTACCAGATGCCCGAAGACGGGGTTGGGCTGCGCTGCGCCCCCTCGTGGGTGCTCACGCAGGGCCTGCGCGCGCCCACCAACACCACGCCCGACGCGCAGACGGTCGCCTCCGCCGTCGAGCGCGGCTGGACCGTCGTGGTCCCCGACTACCAGGGCCCGGACTCCGCCTGGCTCGGCGCCGACGGGCAGGCCCGCGGCGTCCTGGACGGGCTGCGCGCCGCTCGTGCCTTCGCGCCCGCCGGGATCGACCCGCGCGCCCCGATCGGCCTCTGGGGCTACTCCGGCGGCGCGATCGCCTCCAGCACCGCCGCCCAGCTGCACCCGACCCACGCGCCCGAGCTGCCGCTCGTCGGCGTCGCGCTGGGCGGCAACAACGCCAGCATCCGCGAGGGCCTGCGCGCCTTCGACGGGGGGCCCGCCGGCGGCGCGATCGTCATCGGGCTGATCGGCCTCGACCGCGCCTACCCGCAGGCGCGCCTCACCTCGTTCCTCTCCGCCCGGGGACGGGCCGCCGTCGCGCGCAGCCAGGACGACTGCATCGTCGACGCCGCCCTGAAGCACCCCGCGTTCCGGGCGGCGGACGGCCTGACCGACCCGGGCGCGATCGACCGCGAGCCGTTCACCGAGGTCTTCCGGCAGGCCAGCCCGCTGACCTATCCCGGCGTCCCCGCGGTCCCGGTCTACGACTACCACGCGACCGGCGACGAGCTCGCCCCGATCGCCCCCTCGCGGGAGCTGCTGCGCCGCTTCTGCCGCGCCGGCGTGCCCGTGGAGCACGTCGAGCACCCGGGCGAGCACTTCACCGAGGTCGCCGTCGGCGAGCCGGGGGCCCTGCGGTTCCTCACCGCCCGGTTCGCGGGACGCCCGGCGAACAGCACCTGCACCGTCCCGCCCGATCCCGCCCCGTCCGCCACCCCGGGCGCCCGCCCGCCCGCCGTGGCACCCGGCCGCCCGTGCGCACCACGCCGCACCTTCGCGGTCGCCGTGCGCCGCCCCGCCCGCGGACGCCTCGTCGCCGTGCGCGCCACGCTCGGCGGGCGCCGGGTCGCCGTCGGCCGCGACCGTCGCGGCCGGTCCGTCGTGCGGGTGCGGCTCGCCGGCCGCCGACCCGGGCTCGTGACGCTGCGGATCGTCGCGCGGACCAGTACGGGTGCGCGCCTCGTGCAGACCCGCACCTACCGGGTCTGCGCCCCGCGCCGCTCGTGA
- the cmk gene encoding (d)CMP kinase — protein sequence MLVAIDGPAGAGKSTVARAVADALGYTYLDTGAMYRCVGLRADAIDLADAGRLDIRFDGDRVLLDGEDVSEAIRTPEAGQAASRVATDPRVREAMVGRQRALIADGAWVAEGRDIGTVVAPDAEVKVWLDADPAERAARRGIPVEDLLERDERDATREHDPMVAAPDAVHVDTTGLTIEEVVAAIVALVPRTPGASA from the coding sequence ATGTTGGTCGCGATCGACGGTCCTGCGGGGGCCGGGAAGAGCACCGTCGCGCGCGCCGTCGCCGACGCGCTCGGCTACACCTACCTCGACACCGGTGCCATGTACCGGTGTGTCGGCCTGCGCGCCGACGCGATCGACCTCGCCGACGCGGGCCGACTCGACATCCGCTTCGACGGCGACCGCGTGCTGCTCGACGGCGAGGACGTCAGCGAGGCGATCCGCACGCCGGAGGCCGGGCAGGCCGCCTCGCGCGTCGCCACCGACCCGCGTGTGCGCGAGGCGATGGTCGGCCGGCAGCGCGCGCTGATCGCCGACGGCGCCTGGGTCGCGGAGGGCCGCGACATCGGCACCGTCGTCGCCCCCGACGCCGAGGTGAAGGTCTGGCTCGACGCCGACCCCGCCGAACGCGCCGCCCGCCGCGGCATCCCCGTCGAGGACCTGCTCGAACGCGACGAGCGCGACGCCACCCGTGAGCACGACCCGATGGTCGCCGCCCCGGACGCCGTGCACGTCGACACCACCGGGCTGACGATCGAGGAGGTCGTCGCCGCCATCGTCGCGCTCGTCCCGCGCACACCAGGAGCATCCGCATGA
- a CDS encoding pyridoxal phosphate-dependent aminotransferase: MAIEFNERVARIPVYPAASAYALPEDVALLASNEAPDPPLPAVQEAVAKVLGGLNRYPDPTNALLRRALSDRTEVPPHRIAIGNGSCDILLAAGDALLEPGAELVYAWPSFSVYPHLEAASGARGIRVPLNDRQEHDLDAMAAEITAATRLVIVCNPNNPTSTAIPLADIARFLEKVPRHVCVLLDEAYCEYNTLEDPDSSIDLLKKHDNLVLLRTFSKIYGLCGLRVGYALCGGDEFPTAVNQVRQPFFCNQAAQAAAIEALKHQDAVAERVERAVIARVELESGLAELGITPADSQANFAWFDLPDGYEEKAIVDGLAARGVLVRAGSALGREGALRVTYGTPQQNDRFLHELGVLLGA; encoded by the coding sequence GTGGCCATCGAGTTCAACGAGCGCGTCGCGCGCATCCCCGTCTACCCTGCGGCCAGCGCCTACGCGCTGCCCGAGGACGTCGCCCTGCTGGCCTCCAACGAGGCCCCGGACCCGCCGCTCCCGGCGGTCCAGGAGGCGGTCGCCAAGGTCCTCGGCGGGCTCAACCGCTACCCGGACCCGACCAACGCACTGCTGCGTCGCGCGCTCAGCGACCGCACCGAGGTGCCGCCGCACCGGATCGCGATCGGCAACGGCAGCTGCGACATCCTGCTGGCGGCCGGTGACGCGCTGCTCGAGCCGGGCGCCGAGCTCGTCTACGCGTGGCCGAGCTTCAGCGTCTACCCGCACCTGGAGGCGGCCTCGGGTGCGCGTGGCATCCGCGTGCCGCTGAACGACCGCCAGGAGCACGACCTCGACGCGATGGCGGCGGAGATCACCGCGGCGACGCGCCTGGTGATCGTCTGCAACCCGAACAACCCGACCTCGACCGCGATCCCGCTGGCGGACATCGCCAGGTTCCTCGAGAAGGTGCCCCGGCACGTCTGCGTGCTGCTGGACGAGGCGTACTGCGAGTACAACACGCTCGAGGACCCGGACTCGTCGATCGACCTGCTGAAGAAGCACGACAACCTCGTGCTGCTGCGGACGTTCTCCAAGATCTACGGCCTCTGCGGCCTGCGCGTCGGCTACGCGCTCTGCGGCGGCGACGAGTTCCCCACCGCCGTCAACCAGGTCCGCCAGCCGTTCTTCTGCAACCAGGCCGCGCAGGCGGCGGCGATCGAGGCGCTCAAGCACCAGGACGCCGTGGCCGAGCGCGTCGAGCGCGCGGTGATCGCGCGGGTCGAGCTCGAGTCCGGACTCGCCGAGCTGGGCATCACCCCGGCGGACTCGCAGGCGAACTTCGCCTGGTTCGACCTGCCCGACGGCTACGAGGAGAAGGCGATCGTCGACGGCCTCGCCGCCCGAGGGGTGCTCGTGCGCGCGGGCAGCGCGCTCGGTCGCGAGGGGGCGCTGCGCGTCACCTACGGCACGCCGCAGCAGAACGACCGCTTCCTCCACGAGCTCGGGGTGCTGCTCGGCGCCTGA